The Thermoplasmata archaeon genome window below encodes:
- a CDS encoding heavy metal translocating P-type ATPase, with the protein MATDPICGMFVDEKSAELTLLRESRTYYFCSTTCLKEFSAPEHQLAQLQLRLAIAWPLSAVILVLSYVYSPPGWPWVALALAGVVQFYPGLDFYRGTYDAIHNRVWNMDILIAVGTTVAFAYSTAVVVAPAGLPHNYYFDASALIVTLILTGHYLEHLTREKARGSLRKLQELLPSTARVLRDGSEVEVPVSEVQARDRFRVRPGARVPTDGVILEGHSAINEAILTGESLPVEKSPGDSIIAGSINGEGLLTVEATKVGEDTLLAQIGQLVAEAETSRVPLQKLADRIAATFVPVVLVLAVLASFAWALAGVGLTISLLVLVSVVITACPCAFGIATPAAIIVGTGRAAEEGILFKGRDSLERASQADVVLTDKTGTLTRGEPSLTDMLAMPGVDPAHLLSVAAGLEQGSEHPLAQAVRDAAARRGSTISPVRSLTAEPGRGIRGETDGRTVSILRGAAARTDRLELGPLVADSRRLESEGKTWSVVLEEGRPLGILGFSDEVAPGVRAAISALTQDGIAAIMVTGDHEAAARRVAEQVGIAVVHANVSPQEKLAIIKEYQAQGKHVAYVGDGINDAPALAAADLGIAIGAGTDVAKEAGGVILVRSDFRGVALALRTGRRTVGKVKGNLTWALGYNAVLLPIAAGALVPVFGLGIYNVLPITGALAMGLSSTSVVLNSLSLRFVSLAH; encoded by the coding sequence ATGGCGACCGACCCGATCTGCGGGATGTTCGTCGACGAGAAGAGCGCCGAGCTCACCCTACTGCGCGAGAGTCGAACCTACTACTTCTGCTCCACGACGTGCCTAAAGGAGTTCTCCGCCCCGGAGCATCAACTCGCCCAGCTCCAGCTCCGACTCGCGATCGCCTGGCCCCTCTCCGCGGTGATTCTCGTCCTATCGTACGTGTACTCCCCGCCGGGATGGCCTTGGGTCGCGCTCGCGCTCGCGGGGGTCGTCCAGTTCTACCCCGGCCTCGATTTCTACCGCGGGACCTACGATGCGATCCATAACCGCGTCTGGAACATGGACATACTCATCGCGGTCGGAACCACCGTCGCCTTCGCGTACAGCACCGCGGTGGTGGTCGCGCCGGCGGGGCTACCTCACAACTACTACTTTGACGCGTCGGCCCTGATCGTTACCCTCATCCTGACGGGACACTACCTCGAACATCTCACCCGCGAGAAGGCCCGCGGCTCCCTGCGCAAGCTCCAGGAGCTGCTCCCGAGCACGGCGAGGGTTCTGCGGGACGGAAGCGAGGTGGAGGTCCCGGTCTCGGAGGTCCAGGCCCGAGACCGCTTCCGCGTCCGCCCGGGGGCGCGTGTCCCGACCGACGGCGTGATCCTAGAGGGCCATTCGGCCATCAACGAAGCGATCCTCACCGGGGAGAGCCTGCCGGTAGAGAAGAGCCCCGGCGATTCGATCATCGCCGGGTCCATCAACGGGGAAGGACTCCTCACGGTAGAGGCGACGAAGGTCGGAGAGGACACGCTGCTGGCCCAGATCGGCCAGCTCGTGGCCGAGGCCGAGACGAGCCGAGTGCCCCTGCAGAAGCTGGCCGACCGGATCGCCGCCACGTTCGTCCCCGTCGTGCTGGTCCTGGCGGTCCTGGCGTCCTTCGCCTGGGCCCTGGCCGGCGTGGGCCTGACGATATCCCTGCTCGTTCTGGTGTCGGTGGTCATCACGGCCTGCCCTTGCGCCTTCGGCATCGCGACCCCCGCCGCGATCATCGTGGGAACCGGGAGGGCCGCCGAGGAAGGGATCCTCTTCAAGGGACGCGACTCCCTCGAGCGCGCGAGCCAGGCGGACGTGGTCCTTACGGACAAGACGGGGACCCTGACCCGCGGAGAACCTTCTCTGACCGACATGCTGGCCATGCCGGGAGTCGATCCGGCCCACCTCCTCAGCGTCGCGGCGGGCCTGGAGCAGGGCTCCGAGCACCCGCTGGCCCAGGCGGTGCGCGACGCCGCGGCCCGGCGCGGCTCGACCATCTCCCCGGTTCGCTCGCTCACCGCCGAACCCGGACGAGGGATCCGCGGCGAAACAGATGGAAGGACGGTCTCGATCCTTCGGGGTGCCGCCGCCCGGACGGACCGTTTGGAACTCGGCCCCTTGGTCGCGGATTCCCGCAGGCTCGAGTCGGAAGGGAAGACGTGGTCAGTAGTCCTCGAAGAGGGGCGCCCCTTGGGAATCCTCGGCTTCTCCGACGAGGTCGCTCCCGGCGTCCGAGCGGCGATCTCGGCCCTGACTCAGGACGGTATCGCCGCGATCATGGTGACCGGCGATCACGAGGCCGCCGCGCGACGTGTGGCGGAGCAGGTGGGGATCGCCGTGGTGCACGCCAACGTGAGCCCCCAGGAGAAGTTGGCGATCATCAAGGAGTACCAAGCCCAAGGGAAGCACGTCGCCTACGTCGGCGACGGCATCAATGACGCACCGGCGCTCGCGGCCGCAGACCTCGGCATCGCGATCGGCGCCGGCACCGACGTCGCCAAGGAAGCCGGTGGGGTGATCCTCGTGCGGTCGGACTTCCGAGGAGTGGCCCTCGCGCTGCGCACCGGACGCCGGACCGTGGGGAAGGTCAAGGGAAACCTGACGTGGGCGCTCGGGTACAATGCAGTTCTGCTCCCGATCGCGGCCGGTGCCCTGGTCCCCGTCTTCGGCCTCGGCATCTACAACGTACTGCCCATCACGGGGGCTCTCGCCATGGGTCTCTCGTCCACCTCGGTCGTACTGAACTCACTTTCCCTTCGATTCGTCTCTTTGGCCCATTGA
- a CDS encoding NAD(P)/FAD-dependent oxidoreductase, with protein sequence MEEVDVLVVGAGPAGSNAAYHLARRGYDVLVIEEHDRIGYPVQCAGLVSQRVLDLAGSNRFVRRPVHGASVFGPSLGSIEFTAAEPRAYVIDRAGLDIYLADRAARAGARYSSSTRFDRARGSTNGRAHVELTSFGGERREIAARLVLGADGVTSAVARAYGLRRPVEILPAFEAEFATSPGDPDRVEVYLGHDFAPGLFGWWIPDGTGGARVGIAADADGTSARVHFERLLGHLERRFGERLSNPTAYLVSGIPIGHVPRTHADGVLLVGDAAGQVKPLSGGGIFTGMRCAEIAADVADGALRRNELSARVLSEYDRRWWGELGEEFDRALHLRRLFVRLSDTDYDRLIDVLKESNLLGTIVAFGDIDFPTHVARRLLAQSPSLLRLLPKALGAWLAPGDRFAPALDPVRRK encoded by the coding sequence GTGGAGGAGGTCGACGTCCTCGTCGTGGGAGCCGGCCCCGCCGGCTCGAACGCAGCCTACCATCTCGCTCGACGCGGCTACGACGTGCTCGTCATCGAAGAGCACGATCGCATTGGATACCCCGTCCAGTGCGCGGGCCTCGTCTCCCAACGCGTGCTGGATCTCGCCGGATCGAATCGGTTCGTCCGGCGGCCGGTCCACGGGGCGAGCGTCTTCGGCCCGTCGCTCGGCTCGATCGAGTTCACGGCGGCGGAGCCGCGCGCGTATGTCATCGACCGGGCCGGACTCGATATCTACCTCGCCGACCGCGCCGCTCGCGCCGGTGCGCGCTATTCGAGCTCGACCCGGTTCGACCGCGCTCGAGGATCGACGAACGGCCGGGCGCACGTTGAGCTCACCAGCTTCGGCGGAGAGCGCCGGGAGATTGCGGCCCGGCTCGTCCTGGGGGCGGACGGCGTGACCAGCGCCGTCGCTCGGGCGTACGGCCTGCGCCGTCCGGTGGAGATCCTACCCGCATTCGAAGCAGAGTTCGCGACGAGCCCCGGCGACCCCGACCGGGTCGAAGTGTACTTGGGACACGACTTCGCGCCGGGTCTCTTCGGCTGGTGGATCCCCGACGGTACGGGCGGGGCCAGGGTCGGGATCGCAGCCGACGCCGACGGCACCAGCGCGCGTGTCCACTTCGAGCGGCTCCTCGGCCACCTCGAGCGCCGATTCGGCGAGCGCTTGAGCAACCCCACCGCCTACCTCGTGAGCGGGATCCCGATCGGCCATGTGCCGCGGACCCATGCGGACGGGGTCCTCCTGGTCGGCGACGCCGCCGGCCAAGTCAAGCCGCTCTCCGGAGGCGGGATCTTCACGGGAATGCGGTGCGCGGAGATCGCGGCCGACGTCGCCGATGGCGCGCTACGCCGGAACGAGCTCTCCGCGCGTGTTCTCTCGGAGTACGACCGCCGCTGGTGGGGGGAGCTCGGCGAGGAGTTCGACCGAGCGCTCCACCTCCGCCGCTTGTTCGTTCGCCTCTCGGACACCGATTACGATCGTCTCATCGACGTCCTGAAGGAGTCCAATCTGCTCGGCACGATCGTCGCGTTCGGCGACATCGATTTCCCGACGCACGTGGCACGTCGGCTACTGGCTCAGTCTCCATCGCTCTTGCGCCTCTTGCCCAAGGCGCTCGGGGCCTGGCTCGCCCCCGGGGACCGCTTCGCGCCGGCGCTTGACCCGGTTCGCCGGAAGTAG
- a CDS encoding winged helix-turn-helix domain-containing protein, protein MWDRPREGSGTARRREQTDLYATILEVVKRHHGRARVTRVSYGAGMPVDRLCRSIDRLIALGLLSSDESDGHTVYQVTVRGQEFLNTYWRMRAYTEAFSGSSGAASGR, encoded by the coding sequence GTGTGGGACCGGCCGCGTGAGGGTTCAGGGACCGCGCGTCGCCGCGAGCAGACCGACCTCTACGCTACGATCCTAGAGGTCGTCAAACGTCACCACGGTCGGGCCCGGGTCACCCGTGTCTCCTACGGCGCCGGCATGCCCGTCGACCGCCTGTGTCGATCGATTGATCGGCTCATCGCGCTCGGCCTGCTCTCGTCGGACGAATCCGATGGGCACACCGTCTACCAAGTCACCGTTCGAGGGCAGGAGTTCCTGAACACGTACTGGAGGATGCGGGCGTACACCGAGGCGTTCTCGGGCTCCTCCGGGGCAGCGAGCGGACGCTGA
- a CDS encoding rhodanese-like domain-containing protein: protein MPAPLDGCTMVARTTPEEVARRLSEEPESLLLLDVREDEERVTAAIQPSIHIPMYEVPERLAEIPRDREVVVYCHHGSRSEMVAGFLEGEGYARVTNLSGGIDAWSAQVDRKVPRYT from the coding sequence ATGCCCGCCCCGCTCGATGGCTGCACGATGGTTGCACGGACGACGCCGGAAGAGGTGGCCCGCCGGCTCTCGGAAGAACCAGAGAGTTTGCTGCTCTTGGATGTCCGTGAGGACGAGGAGCGGGTCACCGCGGCGATCCAGCCTTCGATCCACATCCCGATGTACGAGGTCCCCGAACGGCTCGCCGAGATCCCACGGGACCGAGAAGTGGTCGTCTACTGCCACCACGGTTCGCGCTCCGAAATGGTCGCCGGTTTCCTCGAGGGCGAGGGGTACGCGCGCGTCACGAATCTCTCCGGGGGCATCGACGCCTGGTCCGCCCAGGTCGATCGCAAGGTCCCGCGGTACACCTGA
- the tkt gene encoding transketolase, with product MADMDSTCINTLRFLSVDSIEKAKSGHPGLPLGAAPMAYVLWDRFLRHNPRDPHWCNRDRFVLSAGHGSALLYSLLHVTGYDLPIEELQRFRQWGSRTPGHPEYGLTPGVEATTGPLGQGFAMGVGMAIAERHLSATFNEEGFPLVDHYTYAIVSDGDLMEGIASEAASLAGTLGLGKLIYLYDDNHISLEGPTEWAFTEDVAARFVAYGWHVQRVPNGNDLPAIEAAIRAAQAETAHPSLICVRTHIGYGSPVQDTREAHGEALGPVNLRATKEKLDWPLEPTFLVPVVARMHFGEAVARGATWQKEWETLRERFRIAYPVKAAAFDGQITGTLPPRWSSTLSTFAPADGPMATRDASQRALDALAPTLPALVGGAADLSPSTKTLLPGSPDYSSVEAKGRNFHFGVREHAMVGALNGMALHGGLLPYGGTFLIFSDYARGAIRLAALQQTHVILVFTHDSIGMGEDGPTHQPVEQLLSLRAIPGLNVIRPADANETIAAWRVAIERPGPTALVFSRQKLPILDAGKYPIAEGVPRGGYILSEAASAPPRLVLIATGSEVSLALAVQQRIAGTGVPVRVVSLPSWRLYDEQPRSYRESVLPPGVPKISIEAGVTLGWTRYVGEHGASIGVDRFGASAPGPILQKELGLTVEHVVEVATRLLAASSKGA from the coding sequence ATGGCCGATATGGATTCGACGTGCATCAACACCCTCCGATTCCTCTCCGTCGACTCGATCGAGAAAGCGAAGTCCGGCCATCCCGGCCTGCCGCTCGGCGCGGCGCCGATGGCCTACGTGCTCTGGGATCGGTTCCTCCGTCACAACCCTCGAGACCCGCACTGGTGCAACCGGGACCGCTTCGTGCTGTCGGCAGGACACGGTTCCGCTCTGCTGTACTCGCTCCTCCACGTGACGGGGTACGACCTGCCCATCGAGGAGCTCCAGCGGTTCCGGCAGTGGGGGAGCCGGACCCCCGGGCACCCCGAGTACGGACTCACTCCGGGCGTGGAGGCCACGACCGGCCCCTTGGGACAGGGATTCGCGATGGGCGTGGGGATGGCAATCGCGGAGCGGCATCTCTCCGCCACCTTCAACGAGGAAGGCTTCCCGCTCGTGGACCACTACACCTACGCGATCGTCTCCGACGGAGACCTGATGGAGGGGATCGCCTCCGAGGCCGCTTCGCTCGCCGGAACGCTCGGTCTCGGCAAACTGATCTATCTCTACGACGACAATCACATCTCTCTCGAGGGGCCGACGGAGTGGGCGTTCACGGAGGACGTCGCCGCACGGTTCGTCGCGTACGGCTGGCACGTCCAGAGGGTCCCCAACGGGAACGATCTCCCCGCGATCGAGGCCGCGATCCGTGCCGCGCAGGCAGAAACGGCGCACCCCTCCCTCATCTGCGTGCGCACCCACATCGGCTACGGCAGTCCGGTTCAGGACACTCGCGAGGCGCACGGAGAGGCACTGGGGCCGGTCAACCTCCGGGCGACGAAGGAGAAGCTGGACTGGCCGCTCGAACCTACTTTCCTGGTTCCGGTTGTGGCCCGCATGCACTTCGGCGAGGCCGTTGCCCGTGGAGCGACATGGCAGAAGGAGTGGGAGACCCTCCGGGAGAGGTTCCGGATCGCGTACCCCGTGAAGGCCGCCGCGTTCGATGGACAGATCACCGGGACACTTCCTCCCCGATGGAGCTCGACCCTCTCGACCTTCGCTCCCGCCGACGGGCCCATGGCGACGCGGGACGCCTCCCAGAGGGCGCTGGACGCCCTCGCGCCGACTCTCCCGGCGCTCGTCGGCGGAGCGGCCGATCTCTCCCCCTCGACGAAGACGCTCCTGCCGGGGTCTCCGGACTACTCCTCCGTGGAGGCGAAGGGACGCAACTTCCACTTCGGGGTTCGAGAGCACGCGATGGTCGGCGCGCTCAACGGCATGGCGCTGCACGGAGGGCTCCTCCCGTACGGCGGGACGTTCCTCATCTTCTCCGACTACGCGCGGGGCGCCATCCGGCTCGCGGCGCTCCAACAGACGCACGTGATCCTCGTGTTCACGCACGACAGCATCGGAATGGGGGAGGACGGCCCCACTCACCAGCCGGTCGAGCAGCTGCTGAGCCTGCGCGCGATCCCCGGCCTCAACGTCATCCGTCCGGCCGATGCCAACGAGACGATCGCTGCGTGGCGAGTCGCTATCGAGCGGCCGGGTCCTACGGCCCTTGTGTTCAGCCGCCAGAAACTCCCGATCCTCGATGCCGGTAAGTATCCCATCGCGGAGGGCGTGCCCCGCGGCGGGTACATTCTCTCGGAGGCGGCGTCCGCTCCTCCGAGGCTCGTGCTCATCGCGACCGGGTCGGAGGTGTCACTCGCGCTGGCCGTTCAACAGCGGATCGCCGGCACTGGGGTGCCGGTTCGTGTGGTCTCCCTGCCGTCGTGGCGCCTCTACGACGAACAGCCCCGCTCCTACCGCGAGTCGGTCCTTCCTCCCGGAGTTCCCAAGATCTCGATCGAAGCCGGAGTGACCCTCGGCTGGACTCGATACGTCGGGGAGCATGGAGCATCGATCGGGGTGGATCGGTTCGGCGCGTCCGCGCCCGGCCCCATCCTGCAGAAGGAACTAGGCCTCACGGTCGAGCACGTGGTCGAGGTCGCCACGCGCCTGCTCGCCGCGTCCTCGAAGGGGGCTTGA
- a CDS encoding YHS domain-containing protein, with translation MQFRDPVCGMMVDPARAPAKGTYGGETIYFCSEGCRKTYERTHPSA, from the coding sequence ATGCAGTTCCGTGACCCGGTCTGCGGAATGATGGTCGACCCGGCCCGCGCCCCGGCGAAGGGGACGTACGGCGGCGAGACGATCTACTTCTGCAGCGAGGGCTGCCGCAAGACGTACGAGCGCACCCACCCCAGCGCGTAG
- a CDS encoding uracil-DNA glycosylase: MTDSLAALRTEVVACRRCPRLVRYREEVAAVRKREYREEEYWGKPVPGFGDPDARLVAVGLAPAAHGSNRTGRMFTGDRSAAFLVRAFHAAGFANQPTSNRRADGLRYTDLYLTAAVRCVPPGNRPSPEESSRCRPYLDRELRLLSNARAILALGSIAWDAIRAAVPEVYGVGPIRTPFSHGAVATIGPGRPLLWASYHPSPQNTNTGKLTFPMLVGLLTRIRESWTPAPARRQS, from the coding sequence ATGACGGATTCCTTGGCCGCGCTCCGGACCGAGGTCGTCGCCTGCCGCCGCTGCCCGCGGCTCGTGCGCTACCGCGAGGAGGTGGCCGCCGTCCGCAAGCGTGAGTACCGAGAAGAGGAGTACTGGGGGAAACCCGTCCCGGGCTTCGGCGACCCGGACGCTCGGCTGGTCGCGGTCGGGCTCGCCCCCGCCGCGCACGGCTCGAATCGGACGGGCCGCATGTTCACGGGCGACCGCTCGGCCGCCTTCCTCGTCCGGGCATTCCATGCGGCAGGGTTCGCGAACCAACCGACCTCGAACCGACGCGCCGATGGCCTGCGCTACACCGATCTCTATCTCACGGCCGCCGTTCGGTGCGTCCCCCCGGGCAACCGCCCGTCTCCCGAGGAGAGCTCTCGCTGCCGGCCGTACCTCGATCGCGAGCTCCGCCTCCTTTCCAATGCCCGAGCTATCCTCGCCCTCGGCTCGATCGCGTGGGACGCGATCCGGGCGGCGGTCCCCGAGGTGTATGGCGTCGGCCCGATCCGAACGCCGTTCTCGCACGGGGCGGTCGCGACGATCGGACCCGGCCGACCGTTGTTGTGGGCGTCGTACCATCCGAGCCCGCAGAACACCAACACCGGGAAGCTGACCTTCCCCATGCTCGTCGGGCTCCTGACGCGGATCCGCGAGAGCTGGACGCCGGCTCCTGCACGCCGCCAAAGTTAA
- the kae1 gene encoding KEOPS complex N(6)-L-threonylcarbamoyladenine synthase Kae1, translating into MAILGIESTAHTASVGIVSESAEVLAIASDMYRPPSGGIHPREAANHHVDLLPGLVERALGAAHLGPKDLEAVAFAQGPGLGPCLRAGATVARTLSLAWDLPLVPVNHCVAHVEIARVLSGLDDPLLLYASGGNTQVIAYGRGRYRVLGETIDIGIGNFLDKLWIALGGTFPGGPAIEAEARLGTELLPLPYSVHGMDVAFSGMLTATLALHAKGAKRTDLAYSVEVTAYSMLTEITERALAHRKHGAVVLGGGVACNERLRGMVRTMVEERGGTMFAPPRSLCVDNGAMIAWTGHLAFQSGLSVTPDASAVQPRQRTDLVATPWREARAASAGL; encoded by the coding sequence ATGGCGATCCTCGGCATCGAATCGACCGCGCACACCGCTTCGGTGGGGATCGTCTCCGAGTCGGCCGAGGTCCTCGCGATCGCCTCCGACATGTATCGCCCGCCCAGCGGAGGGATCCACCCGAGGGAGGCGGCCAATCACCACGTCGATCTCCTGCCGGGGCTGGTCGAGCGCGCGCTCGGGGCCGCGCATCTCGGACCCAAGGACCTCGAGGCGGTCGCCTTCGCGCAGGGCCCGGGATTGGGCCCCTGTCTGCGCGCCGGAGCGACCGTAGCCCGCACGCTCTCCCTCGCCTGGGATCTCCCTCTCGTTCCCGTCAACCACTGCGTCGCCCACGTCGAGATCGCTCGGGTCCTGAGCGGACTGGACGATCCACTCCTGTTGTACGCGAGCGGTGGGAACACGCAGGTGATCGCTTACGGTCGCGGCCGCTACCGCGTCCTCGGGGAGACGATCGACATCGGGATCGGGAACTTCCTCGACAAGCTCTGGATCGCCCTCGGAGGCACCTTCCCGGGCGGGCCCGCGATCGAAGCGGAGGCCCGGCTCGGCACCGAGCTCCTCCCGCTCCCGTACTCGGTGCACGGGATGGATGTCGCTTTCTCCGGGATGCTCACGGCGACGCTGGCCCTCCACGCGAAGGGAGCGAAACGCACCGATCTCGCCTATTCGGTCGAGGTAACGGCGTACTCGATGCTCACCGAGATCACCGAGCGGGCGCTCGCCCACCGCAAGCACGGCGCCGTCGTTCTGGGAGGAGGCGTCGCCTGCAACGAGCGCCTCCGAGGGATGGTGCGCACGATGGTCGAGGAGCGCGGAGGCACGATGTTCGCCCCACCGCGATCGCTGTGCGTGGACAACGGAGCGATGATCGCATGGACCGGACACCTCGCCTTCCAGAGCGGACTCTCGGTCACTCCGGATGCCTCGGCGGTGCAGCCGCGGCAACGGACCGATCTCGTGGCGACGCCGTGGCGCGAGGCGCGCGCGGCGTCCGCGGGATTATAG
- the tgtA gene encoding tRNA guanosine(15) transglycosylase TgtA, producing MVEFELLDRDGLARIGRFDTPHGRVETPALLPVVHPDPTRQPVSTSEIRRRFGLGAVITSSYITWRTPALREAAERGGIHGLLDFDGPVMTDSGAFQQHAYGHVEVGPEEILEFQNGIGSDIATVLDVFVEPGVDHAEAEAGVETTIERARAARRARAGLLAVPVQGGAFDDLRARSAREASALGDVLAIGGVVPLFEQYRFAELARAIASARPHLSPGRVVHLFGTGHPMTFAFAALFGVDLFDSSAYHKFARRGRLLFPEGSIAIDELRERTCRCALCEEIPLPEVAKLEPAERERRIAEHNLLTSAAEMGVVRQAIRDGTLWELVERRATAHPALRAGLSAALGRGEVFFPTEPASRRAFRETGPSSYDRPAVRLFRERLARYTRGLSPARTLPRIALSPDYLSRVPLSTRTGEPVRWESETPFGRVPVELLELYPIGPCLSSAEFESTGRRTPSDLTAELRATGSEEFDLERDWTEEWTDLEVRSRLLWQYDPSSTEALARHPLRGQRSRRTGRLRGILAGDIPVFQIGNDGLPRPSFRGAEMLRTVLPPPRARVIVHADATGFVREGRSLFSRFALGADPDLRIGETGILVDAQDVLLAVGRLLLAPHEMSSLRRGVAVRVTAHAKRPHEPEEADPDEA from the coding sequence ATGGTGGAGTTCGAGCTGCTCGACCGGGACGGGCTCGCGCGCATCGGCCGGTTCGACACTCCCCACGGGCGTGTCGAAACCCCCGCGCTCCTTCCCGTCGTCCACCCGGACCCGACCCGTCAACCGGTATCGACCTCGGAGATCCGCCGGCGTTTCGGGTTGGGGGCGGTGATCACCTCTTCGTACATCACCTGGCGAACCCCGGCGCTGCGAGAGGCCGCAGAGCGCGGCGGGATCCACGGCCTCCTCGACTTCGACGGGCCCGTGATGACCGACTCCGGCGCCTTCCAGCAGCACGCCTACGGGCACGTCGAGGTGGGCCCGGAGGAGATCCTCGAATTCCAGAACGGCATCGGCAGCGACATCGCGACGGTGCTCGATGTCTTCGTCGAACCGGGCGTCGACCACGCGGAGGCGGAGGCGGGGGTCGAGACGACGATCGAGCGAGCGCGCGCCGCCCGACGCGCACGGGCGGGACTGCTCGCGGTGCCGGTCCAAGGCGGAGCCTTCGACGACCTGCGGGCTCGCTCCGCGCGCGAAGCGAGCGCGCTCGGGGACGTGCTGGCGATCGGCGGCGTCGTCCCGCTCTTCGAGCAGTACCGCTTCGCGGAGCTCGCGCGTGCAATCGCGTCGGCGCGTCCGCACCTCTCCCCCGGCCGGGTCGTCCATCTCTTCGGGACCGGCCATCCCATGACGTTCGCGTTCGCCGCGCTGTTCGGGGTGGACCTGTTCGACTCGTCGGCGTATCACAAGTTCGCCCGGCGAGGCCGGTTGCTCTTCCCCGAAGGCAGTATCGCGATCGACGAGCTGCGGGAGCGGACCTGCCGCTGCGCGCTCTGCGAGGAGATCCCGCTGCCCGAGGTCGCGAAACTGGAGCCCGCCGAGCGAGAGCGGCGGATCGCGGAGCACAACCTGCTCACTTCCGCCGCCGAGATGGGCGTGGTCCGCCAGGCGATCCGGGACGGAACGTTGTGGGAGCTCGTCGAACGACGAGCGACCGCGCACCCCGCGCTCCGGGCCGGGCTCTCCGCTGCGCTGGGACGGGGAGAAGTGTTCTTTCCCACCGAGCCGGCGAGCCGTCGGGCCTTCCGCGAGACCGGTCCGTCCAGCTACGATCGCCCCGCGGTGCGGTTGTTCCGGGAGCGCCTTGCGCGATACACCCGCGGGCTCTCGCCGGCCCGAACCCTCCCTCGGATCGCACTCTCCCCCGACTACCTCTCCCGAGTACCTCTCTCGACCCGGACGGGAGAGCCCGTTCGATGGGAGTCCGAGACCCCGTTCGGGAGGGTGCCGGTCGAACTGCTCGAGCTGTACCCGATCGGACCCTGTCTCTCCTCCGCCGAGTTCGAGTCTACGGGTCGCCGAACCCCGAGTGACCTGACCGCAGAGTTGCGCGCCACCGGATCCGAGGAGTTCGATCTCGAGCGGGACTGGACCGAGGAGTGGACGGACCTCGAGGTCCGGTCCCGATTGCTCTGGCAGTACGATCCATCCTCCACGGAGGCGCTCGCCCGGCACCCGCTCCGGGGCCAGCGCTCGCGGCGCACCGGTCGCCTCCGGGGGATCTTGGCCGGGGATATCCCGGTCTTCCAGATCGGCAACGACGGGCTTCCCCGCCCGTCCTTCCGTGGTGCCGAGATGCTCCGGACCGTACTCCCTCCTCCTCGGGCGCGGGTGATCGTCCATGCGGACGCGACCGGCTTCGTGCGCGAGGGCCGAAGCCTGTTCTCGCGTTTCGCCCTCGGCGCCGATCCCGATCTACGGATCGGCGAGACCGGGATCTTGGTGGATGCCCAGGACGTGCTGCTCGCCGTGGGCCGGCTCCTGCTCGCTCCCCACGAGATGAGCAGCCTGCGCCGGGGCGTCGCAGTACGGGTCACGGCGCACGCGAAGCGTCCGCACGAACCCGAAGAGGCCGACCCCGACGAGGCTTAA